The Halomonas sp. KG2 genome segment GATCTCTTCAAAGTCAGCGTTATGGGCCAACGATAAAACGCGACGGTGCATTTCAATACCGCAATAAGCCAGTGCATCAAGGCGAATCTCATCAAGCAGTGCATCGCAGGCGTCATCGGCGCTGTTTCCCTGCGCTTCAAACAGCGCCTTGGGGAACAGAATGCCGGTGCGTTCGGTTTGCCATAGGTGGCGGAATTCAGCGTCAAAGCGGGTAAAGCACGCTTCAATCACGTCAAGAATCCACGCTTGGTAGGCATCAAGTTCATCGGCTTGGCGGTGAGCAGGCTGGCTGAAGTAGGCCATCAGGAAGTTAGCAACGGCCATGCCTAGATCAAAGGCCATTGGGCCATACTGGGAAAACTCGGGATCAATCACCCGCACATCCGACTCGGTGGCCATAATTGACCCGGAGTGCAAATCACCGTGCAGCATGGTTTCAGTATTCGCGGTGAACTTCATCAACAGCCGCTGCACCTTAGCTTTTAAGCGTGTATTACGGCGCAGCTCATCCACTACCGGCGAAAGCTCCGGCGTATGGCGGTTCATTTCGGCGCCGTAATAGGGGTCGGTAAACACTAGGGATTCGGTAATCGCAGGAATTGCCACGTTGCCCGAAAACAACCCAACATCAGCTTTCTTCTCAGGG includes the following:
- the mtnK gene encoding S-methyl-5-thioribose kinase; the protein is MVAHEQTYQALEVDTLAQRLGSVEAVASRVGANPEQWQIREVGDGNLNLVFIVSGSAGSVVVKQALPYVRMVGESWPLPLYRAHFEYYALVRQAQRAPGIAPEVFYFDKPQALIVMEYLYPHTILRRKLISGEWVAQLGETIGEFCARMAFRGSELSLSSPEKKADVGLFSGNVAIPAITESLVFTDPYYGAEMNRHTPELSPVVDELRRNTRLKAKVQRLLMKFTANTETMLHGDLHSGSIMATESDVRVIDPEFSQYGPMAFDLGMAVANFLMAYFSQPAHRQADELDAYQAWILDVIEACFTRFDAEFRHLWQTERTGILFPKALFEAQGNSADDACDALLDEIRLDALAYCGIEMHRRVLSLAHNADFEEIEDTALRAKLEARNVLMGQALIMEPEAYCDFAALAELAKTYNQQEVL